DNA from Synergistaceae bacterium:
ACTGTCTCATCTTCTGCAGCATCAGCAAAAATAATATCACCATCTCTAAGAGAAGATGGTAGGAGTTTTTTAGCCTCTTCATCGTCACTTATAAACGGGACTATAGATTTCTCCACATTTAAAACTTCTCCATATTTAATGAGAATATCTCCGTAATGAATATTCTTAGCAATTCCTTTTTTATAATTTAACTTTGCTCTTGAAAGAGAGTTATTGGTTATATAAGAAAAAGAGTCCTTAAAAAAACAAGTTTTCCAACTATCTCCTTCATATTCCCCAAACCTCCTCTTAGGCACCAATCCTTTCTCTTTCATTTGGTCACCACCAGTTCTGAGAGTAGGGATTGGAAGTCTTTTTCTAGGGCTTCTATCTCTCTATCTAGGTCTTCTAGTGTTTGAGAGTATCTTTCGTTTAGTTCTATGAGGGTGTCTATTTCTTCTTTTACAGGGTCTGTAATGAGGCTGGTTATCTCAGTCTTTATCTCTTTGAACCATTTGAGTTCGATGAGGTAATCTATTTCTTTGTTTGTAAGGTTTAGGATTCTATCTTCAACTAGGCTGTCTAGTTCTTTTGTTTTATTGTTCTTTTCTCTGTTGTAGTCTGTTCTACTGTCCATAAGTTCTATGGCTCTTTTTATGTGTAGGTAGTTATCATCATCTTTATCTGTTTCTTTTAGCTCTTTATTTAGGTCTCCTTTTATAAAGGAGTTTCCTGGTTCCCCTTCGCTGTCTCTTTTTAAGCAGTCATTAAGAGCTTCATACTCATCGCTACCCTCTACCTTGGCAGCTTCAATTACCTCATTTAGCTCTGATTCAGTTTCTGAAAGTAGGATGGAGAGGTTTTCTAGTTCCTTTATCTCTTCTTTGTAGAGGATTTCTTTTATAAGAAGATTGGGGATAAGAGCGCCTACAAAGCCGTCCTGTTCTTCTCTTTTGTTTTTTCCAGTTCCCTTGGTCACCATGTTAGGAAGTCTTTGTCTTGCTATTTCGTAGAAGTTACCTTCTGCTATAAGCTCAGTGTCTTCATTTAGGGACTCATTCCATAGCCTTGCTATCATCTGGTAACCATCATAGAGATCCACATAATCATAGTTTTCTAAGAGCTTTCTTAGTTCCTCCATCATTTCTTCTCTAAGGGCTTTAACTCTTTCTATTGAGTCTATGGTTTTTAGCTTGTTTAAGTAACTATCTGTATAGCTAGATAGGTCTTTACTGAGTCTGGCTGTTTTCTTTTGGATGTTTGGGTTTGATAGAATAAGGTTTGTAAATTCTTCCTTTGAAACCTTTAGCCTTTTATAGCC
Protein-coding regions in this window:
- a CDS encoding restriction endonuclease subunit S; this translates as MKEKGLVPKRRFGEYEGDSWKTCFFKDSFSYITNNSLSRAKLNYKKGIAKNIHYGDILIKYGEVLNVEKSIVPFISDDEEAKKLLPSSLRDGDIIFADAAEDETVGKCSQLINVNDENIVSGLHTITYRPEIETSLGFLGYYFNSTAYRKQIMGLMQGTKVLAISKSTLEGTSLIIPPTISEQKKISSFF
- a CDS encoding type I restriction-modification system subunit M, with the translated sequence GSLLLTVGSHLDKDKRENLTYYGQELNTATYNLTRMNLILHGVRPAKMKIRNANTLAEDWPEDPSKPGEGVQFDAVVMNPPYSVKRWNKNDLKVSDPRFEVAGVLPPDSKGDYAFLLHGLYHLGQQGAMAIVLPHGVLFRGGSEGEIRRSLIERNYIDTIIGLPSNLFSNTGIPVTVLILKKNRKLGEPVLVIDASKEFIKVGKQNVLQEKDIARIVDTYSGRLELEGYSHLASLKEIKENDFNMNIPRYVEQIEKDLPHDVDGHLYGGIPEDNIRSLKLLNTYAKNSLDQALEELRPGYKRLKVSKEEFTNLILSNPNIQKKTARLSKDLSSYTDSYLNKLKTIDSIERVKALREEMMEELRKLLENYDYVDLYDGYQMIARLWNESLNEDTELIAEGNFYEIARQRLPNMVTKGTGKNKREEQDGFVGALIPNLLIKEILYKEEIKELENLSILLSETESELNEVIEAAKVEGSDEYEALNDCLKRDSEGEPGNSFIKGDLNKELKETDKDDDNYLHIKRAIELMDSRTDYNREKNNKTKELDSLVEDRILNLTNKEIDYLIELKWFKEIKTEITSLITDPVKEEIDTLIELNERYSQTLEDLDREIEALEKDFQSLLSELVVTK